Sequence from the Vicinamibacteria bacterium genome:
CCTCTCACGAGGAGGACGCAGGCCAGGCGGCGGAAGGAGCGCCTCCGCGTCGCGCTCGCGGCCGCGCGGAACGAGCTCGAGTTCGGTGAGAGCCGGCTGGCGCCGTCCGACGCCGCCCAGGCTACGATCTGGGACTGGCACCTAGCCAGCGGCAGGGTGGAGTGGAGCGACACGCTGAAGGATCTCTTCGGTTACGCGGAGAGGGTGACCGATGCCGCCTGGCGCGAAGACCGCATCCACCCGGAGGACCGCGACCGGGTCAAGCTCTCCCTCGAGCGAGCGACCATCGTGAACCACGGGGCCGCGTGGACTGAGGAGTACCGATTTCGTCGGGCAGATGGCGGCTATGCCACGGTCATGGAGCGAGCCTACATCGTCCCGGACGACACCGGCCCCTGCAGAGTCCTCGGACGGATCACACCCGCCTCAGCCGGATGGCTGCACGCCGGCCCCAGAACCTCCGCCGCCCCAGACGCATTGCTTGAACCGAGGCGCGCCGGACGCAGGCCCACCGCCGCGGCCAAGGCGTCGACTGCAGGGTCGACCCGGCCTGATCCGCGCTGAGGGGCAGGCCGCGTCGTCTTGAGTCGTTCTCTTCATCCTTCTCTCCCCTCTTAGGGATGACGACCCGTGGCGCTCAGAGCCGCGCCCCCGGCTGGAGTCTGACCCTGTTGCACACCGGGTGAGCGGCCCGGTTAGCCTGCCTTTGTTGGTCAAACACCACGCCAGTGCCGGTCCCACCGTCGATGATGGTCCCGGTGACGTGCCCTTGAGAGAGAGGGGAACCCGCCGCGTGGTCTGAGACAACGCGAGGATCGTCCGCGGCAACTCCCTTACCCCGCGGATCGCGGGGCCGACCCCGGGCGTTTCGTGGGAGAACTGGATGACGGTTCATCAGGCTGAGGATTCAACGCGACCGTCTTCTCGCTCGGTGTCTAGCGGTCCTGTCGGAGGCTCAGCTTCAGACCCGCCTCGAGCGATTGGCTGCCTGAAGACGCTGGATGTGACCTCATTTCCGACGACGCCGGCCGGGCGACGCCTCCCGGGCCTCGTCCCCGGAGAGGAGCCGCCCTCTCGCTTACTTTTCGCTCGTCTCGATCTTGGAGGCCACGTGCCGCACACCGGCGCAGTCGTAAGCGGCCTCGATCGCGCGCAGCCTTTGGGCGATGGCCTGGGTCTTTCCGCCGAGGAGCACGACCCCGTTGTCAACCGACTCCACGTTGATCCCGTCGAGGTTCTTGTCGGTCTTCAGGGCGATCTCGACCGCTCTCCTCACATCGCTGTCCGAGGCCTTCACGGCCTCCTTGCGAGTCTCCGGGACGACCTCCACCAGGTTCCGGACGCCCGTCACGCCCTCGACGCCTCGGACCGCTGCCTCGGCCTTGTCCTTCTCTCCTTGGCTGCTCACCGTCCCGTGGAGGGTGACTTGCCCATGCTCGGTATCGACCTTCACCGCCGTGCGGCCCGCGCCGTCGGTCGTGAGGAGCGCAAACCTGGCCCTTGACGTTATCCAGGCGTCGGGCCGGGCGGCGTGCGCCGATTGAACGGCAAGGTTCCACATTAAGAGGGCACTGCCCAGGGTCAGACTTAGCTTGCTGCTTGAACTCATACGCCTCCTTATAGCGCCTTGGCGCCCGCGGTCTGGCGGACGTGCAGCCCATCGGTTGCGGGCGCTTCCTTCCAAGGGCATA
This genomic interval carries:
- a CDS encoding PAS domain-containing protein yields the protein MASGRTDEEKGRLKEAAGALTGDTRLKREGRLEQPAGQTRQRPEKVIDTIKECIAVTTDEGDPGAAAARPQVTQLGGNRDFVPEGPLTRRTQARRRKERLRVALAAARNELEFGESRLAPSDAAQATIWDWHLASGRVEWSDTLKDLFGYAERVTDAAWREDRIHPEDRDRVKLSLERATIVNHGAAWTEEYRFRRADGGYATVMERAYIVPDDTGPCRVLGRITPASAGWLHAGPRTSAAPDALLEPRRAGRRPTAAAKASTAGSTRPDPR
- a CDS encoding BON domain-containing protein; translation: MSSSSKLSLTLGSALLMWNLAVQSAHAARPDAWITSRARFALLTTDGAGRTAVKVDTEHGQVTLHGTVSSQGEKDKAEAAVRGVEGVTGVRNLVEVVPETRKEAVKASDSDVRRAVEIALKTDKNLDGINVESVDNGVVLLGGKTQAIAQRLRAIEAAYDCAGVRHVASKIETSEK